One window from the genome of Variovorax sp. PAMC26660 encodes:
- a CDS encoding winged helix-turn-helix transcriptional regulator, translating into MPELDRIDRKILDLLQRQGRVSMTELAEHIGLSASPCAERVKRMERDGVITGYHARVSPEALGKTLLVFVEIKLSAKSGEVFDKVKQELLHMPEVLECHLVSGSFDYLVKARLSGMSEYRHLLGDILKKLPVAAESHSYVVMEEIKETLMLAVDR; encoded by the coding sequence ATGCCCGAACTCGACCGAATCGACCGCAAGATCCTCGACCTGCTGCAACGCCAGGGCCGTGTCTCCATGACCGAGCTGGCCGAGCACATCGGCCTGTCGGCCTCGCCTTGCGCGGAGCGCGTCAAGCGCATGGAGCGCGACGGCGTCATCACCGGTTACCACGCGCGGGTGTCGCCCGAGGCGCTGGGCAAGACGCTGCTGGTGTTCGTCGAAATCAAGTTGTCGGCCAAGTCGGGCGAGGTGTTCGACAAGGTCAAGCAGGAGCTGCTGCACATGCCCGAGGTGCTCGAATGCCACCTGGTATCGGGCAGCTTCGACTACCTCGTGAAGGCGCGTCTGAGCGGCATGAGCGAGTACCGGCACCTGCTGGGCGACATCCTGAAGAAGCTGCCGGTGGCGGCCGAGTCGCACAGCTATGTGGTCATGGAAGAGATCAAGGAAACGCTGATGCTGGCGGTGGACCGCTGA
- a CDS encoding D-amino acid dehydrogenase, translating to MKVIVLGGGVIGTTTAYYLARSGAEVTLLDRQAGPAEETSFGNAGQVSPGYSTPWAAPGIPLKAIKWMFQKHAPLSIRPDGTLYQLRWMAAMLRNCSPERYAINKERMMRVAEYSRGCLQQLRADTGLQYEHRTGGTLQLFRTQAQLDAVQRDIAVLEECGVPYELLDRDALASVEPALAGARDRLSGGLRLPNDETGDCHLFTRGLADIARTLGVDFRFGQTIDGLETDGGRITGVRTTTGKILTADRYVMAFGSYSRAAIASLGLDIPVYPVKGYSLTVPLVDESLAPQSTVLDETYKVAVTRFDNRIRVGGMAELGGYDLRLNPNRRATLEKVVSDLFPGGDLPNASFWTGLRPMTPDSTPIVGATRYANLFLNTGHGTLGWTMACGSGKLISDMVMGQRPEIRTDGLGMDRYEQGASHTARPNPATAPA from the coding sequence ATGAAAGTCATCGTTCTGGGCGGCGGCGTGATCGGCACCACCACGGCTTACTACCTTGCACGCTCCGGCGCCGAGGTCACCCTGCTCGACCGGCAGGCCGGCCCCGCCGAGGAAACCAGCTTCGGCAATGCGGGCCAGGTGTCGCCCGGCTACTCCACGCCATGGGCCGCGCCGGGCATTCCGCTGAAGGCGATCAAGTGGATGTTCCAGAAGCACGCCCCGCTGTCCATTCGCCCCGACGGCACGCTCTACCAGTTGCGCTGGATGGCCGCGATGCTGCGCAACTGCTCGCCCGAGCGCTATGCGATCAACAAGGAACGCATGATGCGCGTGGCCGAATACAGCCGCGGTTGCCTGCAGCAACTGCGCGCCGACACCGGCCTGCAGTACGAACACCGTACCGGCGGCACGTTGCAACTGTTCCGCACGCAGGCGCAGCTCGATGCGGTGCAGCGCGACATCGCGGTGCTCGAGGAATGCGGCGTGCCGTACGAGCTGCTCGACCGCGATGCGCTCGCCAGCGTCGAGCCCGCGCTGGCCGGCGCGCGCGACCGCCTCTCCGGTGGCCTTCGCCTGCCCAATGACGAAACCGGCGACTGCCACCTGTTCACGCGTGGCCTGGCCGACATCGCACGCACGCTGGGCGTGGACTTCCGCTTCGGCCAGACCATCGACGGCCTGGAAACCGACGGCGGCCGCATCACCGGCGTGCGCACCACCACCGGCAAGATCCTCACGGCCGACCGTTATGTGATGGCATTCGGCAGCTATTCGCGCGCCGCCATTGCCTCACTGGGTCTCGACATTCCGGTGTACCCGGTCAAGGGCTATTCGCTGACCGTGCCGCTGGTCGATGAATCGCTGGCGCCGCAATCGACCGTGCTCGACGAGACCTACAAGGTTGCGGTCACCCGTTTCGACAACCGCATCCGCGTGGGCGGCATGGCCGAACTCGGCGGCTACGACCTGCGCCTGAACCCGAACCGTCGCGCCACGCTCGAGAAGGTGGTGAGCGATCTGTTCCCGGGCGGTGATCTGCCGAACGCGAGCTTCTGGACCGGCTTGCGCCCGATGACGCCCGACAGCACGCCCATCGTCGGCGCTACGCGCTACGCCAACCTGTTCCTCAACACCGGCCACGGCACGCTGGGCTGGACCATGGCCTGCGGCTCGGGCAAGCTCATCTCCGACATGGTGATGGGCCAGCGGCCGGAGATTCGTACCGACGGGCTGGGCATGGACCGCTACGAGCAGGGCGCGTCGCACACCGCGCGCCCGAACCCTGCGACCGCGCCTGCTTGA
- a CDS encoding aromatic ring-hydroxylating oxygenase subunit alpha, which produces MLVTQQPVFRKFWHAVMPLTELAHGPKPFTLLGEDIVLFIDADGQPAALRDRCCHRTAKLSKGWCVDGEGKACGQGAIQCGYHGWTYDRSGQVIRIPQYEADRKISPDYRTTAYRCTSRYGYAWVALEEPVADIPAIPEFEDAGYRTIFQFYEEWQTSPMRALENSFDNSHFSFVHRATFGVAASPKPSKYELVENESGFYAETVIEANNPVKFHTISGVTDAITTRHMRNAYFLPFSRRLDIEYPSGIRHIIINCFTPIDDGRMQLCQWLFRNDTEADCAAQMLIDFDEEITREDKDILESTDPDALVDTRRRGVEYSMESDRPGMLIRKYLMQLLAKHGEAEVYRGMSSAVIPIAKAA; this is translated from the coding sequence ATGCTCGTTACCCAACAACCCGTCTTCCGCAAGTTCTGGCATGCCGTCATGCCGCTGACCGAACTGGCCCACGGCCCCAAGCCTTTCACGCTGCTGGGCGAAGACATCGTTCTCTTCATCGACGCCGACGGCCAGCCTGCCGCGCTGCGAGACCGCTGTTGCCACCGCACCGCGAAGCTCTCGAAGGGCTGGTGCGTGGATGGCGAAGGCAAGGCCTGCGGGCAGGGCGCCATTCAGTGCGGTTATCACGGCTGGACTTATGACCGCAGCGGGCAGGTGATCCGCATTCCGCAGTACGAGGCCGACCGCAAGATATCGCCCGACTACCGCACCACGGCCTACCGTTGCACTTCGCGCTACGGCTATGCGTGGGTGGCGCTGGAAGAGCCCGTTGCCGACATTCCGGCGATTCCGGAGTTCGAGGACGCGGGCTATCGCACGATCTTCCAGTTTTACGAGGAGTGGCAGACGAGCCCGATGCGCGCGCTCGAAAACTCTTTCGACAACTCGCACTTCAGCTTTGTGCACCGCGCCACTTTCGGTGTGGCTGCGAGCCCGAAGCCGAGCAAGTACGAGCTGGTCGAGAACGAGTCGGGCTTCTATGCAGAGACGGTGATCGAAGCGAACAACCCGGTGAAGTTCCACACGATCAGCGGCGTGACCGATGCGATCACCACGCGCCACATGCGCAACGCCTACTTTCTGCCGTTCTCGCGCCGGCTCGACATCGAGTACCCCTCGGGCATTCGGCACATCATCATCAACTGCTTCACGCCCATCGACGATGGCCGCATGCAGTTGTGCCAATGGCTGTTCCGCAACGACACCGAGGCGGATTGCGCGGCGCAGATGTTGATCGACTTCGACGAAGAGATCACGCGGGAGGACAAGGACATTCTTGAATCGACGGACCCTGATGCGTTGGTCGATACGCGGCGGCGGGGTGTCGAGTATTCGATGGAGTCGGATCGGCCGGGCATGTTGATTCGCAAGTATCTGATGCAGTTGCTTGCGAAGCATGGTGAGGCGGAGGTCTATCGGGGCATGAGCAGTGCGGTCATTCCGATAGCCAAGGCTGCTTGA
- a CDS encoding ABC transporter substrate-binding protein — MQRRSFLAVTSAVAASLAAPSVLAQGGKLTPLKFTLDFRINGQTAPFFLAQTKGYYKDEGLDVTIDTGAGSVASITRIASGVYQLGLGDISSLVEFNAQNAGTPMVQAVYQYYNRAPFVIIGRKDRGVTGDFKSLQGKKVAAAAVESTRRAWPMVARKQGMRADAFQWQTTDFSARDNVMVRGDVDAATYFHDSAISLFARMKPDELSVLKYADAGVNLYGNAILASSNLIAQNPKVVAAFLRATNRAIVETFANPAPSIAAMRQREPILDEKIELERWGVTAQYVGAADTRGHGLGDIRKLTLEQQVDEVADVFGLKVKPASDAIFNGSMLPSRSERTIPTKA; from the coding sequence ATGCAACGCCGATCCTTTCTCGCGGTCACCTCTGCCGTCGCCGCATCCCTTGCCGCTCCTTCCGTCCTGGCACAGGGCGGCAAGCTCACCCCGCTCAAGTTCACGCTCGACTTCCGCATCAACGGGCAGACCGCGCCCTTCTTCCTTGCGCAGACCAAGGGCTACTACAAGGACGAAGGCCTGGACGTGACCATCGACACCGGTGCCGGCTCGGTCGCGTCGATCACACGCATCGCCAGCGGCGTCTATCAACTGGGCCTGGGCGACATCAGCTCGCTGGTCGAGTTCAATGCGCAGAACGCGGGCACGCCGATGGTGCAGGCCGTCTACCAGTACTACAACCGCGCACCGTTCGTGATCATCGGCCGCAAGGACCGCGGCGTGACGGGTGACTTCAAGAGCCTGCAGGGCAAGAAGGTTGCGGCAGCCGCCGTCGAATCGACCCGCCGTGCTTGGCCGATGGTGGCGCGCAAGCAAGGCATGCGCGCCGACGCCTTCCAGTGGCAGACCACCGACTTCAGCGCGCGCGACAACGTGATGGTGCGCGGCGACGTCGATGCCGCCACCTACTTCCATGACTCGGCCATCTCGCTCTTCGCGCGCATGAAGCCCGATGAACTCTCGGTGCTCAAGTACGCGGACGCGGGCGTCAACCTCTACGGCAACGCGATCCTTGCGAGCAGCAACCTCATCGCGCAAAACCCGAAGGTGGTTGCCGCTTTCCTGCGCGCGACCAACCGCGCCATCGTCGAGACCTTTGCCAACCCTGCCCCCAGCATCGCCGCCATGCGCCAGCGCGAGCCCATCCTCGACGAGAAGATCGAGCTTGAACGCTGGGGCGTCACGGCGCAGTATGTGGGCGCGGCGGACACGCGCGGCCACGGCCTCGGCGACATCAGGAAGCTCACGCTCGAACAGCAGGTCGACGAAGTGGCCGATGTGTTCGGCCTCAAGGTCAAGCCCGCGTCCGACGCCATCTTCAACGGCTCCATGCTCCCATCGCGCAGCGAACGAACGATCCCCACCAAGGCATGA
- a CDS encoding nucleoside deaminase, which produces MNSSNSTTYPEETTLDERDGRYLRKAIVWSHAARRRGNRPFGSVIVSAAGEVLAEAGNSNTETGDCTAHAEVNALRALAGRKLTREELAGATLYASGEPCVMCAGAIFWSNIGRVVFGIDAERLRVFRGERQDQRDAELSCRDVFRASPHPIECIGPALIDEASAAHDGAWKV; this is translated from the coding sequence ATGAACTCCAGCAACTCCACCACCTACCCTGAAGAAACCACGCTCGACGAACGCGACGGCCGTTATCTGCGCAAGGCCATCGTCTGGTCGCACGCAGCGCGCCGGCGCGGCAACCGGCCCTTCGGCTCGGTCATCGTCTCTGCCGCCGGCGAAGTGCTGGCCGAGGCCGGCAACAGCAACACCGAAACCGGCGACTGCACCGCCCACGCCGAGGTCAATGCGCTGCGCGCGCTGGCCGGGCGCAAGCTCACGCGCGAAGAACTCGCGGGCGCCACGCTCTACGCCTCGGGCGAGCCCTGCGTGATGTGCGCGGGCGCGATCTTCTGGTCGAACATCGGCCGCGTGGTGTTCGGCATCGACGCCGAGCGCCTGCGCGTGTTCCGTGGCGAGCGGCAAGACCAGCGCGATGCGGAACTGTCGTGCCGCGACGTGTTCCGCGCTTCGCCCCACCCGATCGAATGCATCGGCCCGGCGCTCATCGACGAAGCCAGCGCCGCGCACGACGGCGCCTGGAAGGTCTGA
- a CDS encoding urease accessory protein UreD yields the protein MPWHARLHLDYQKEAARTVARFRHDGPLRILQSLYPEGDTVCHNVLVHPPGGLVGGDTLDIDIEAADGSHGLITTPGASRFYRSEGELALQRTRIRLAAGARLEWLPLEAICYSGCQAENRLNIEVEPGAELIGWDVTALGLPNANQPFERGTYLQHIEVPGVWLERGRIDAADHRLLQSPLGLGGHRCMASLFFVAGSPMARARRDALLAQARELLDAHGLQDSAGATSPHPEVVVLRVLTPVVEPAMKLLRQVWLAWRNELWQLSAAMPRIWAT from the coding sequence ATGCCCTGGCACGCCCGTCTCCACCTCGACTACCAAAAAGAAGCCGCCCGCACCGTCGCCCGTTTCCGGCATGACGGCCCGCTGCGCATCCTGCAGAGCCTGTACCCCGAAGGCGACACCGTCTGCCACAACGTGCTGGTGCATCCGCCAGGCGGCCTGGTGGGTGGCGACACGCTCGACATCGACATCGAGGCCGCCGACGGCAGCCACGGCCTGATCACCACGCCCGGCGCCTCGCGCTTCTACCGCTCCGAAGGCGAGCTGGCGCTGCAACGCACGCGCATCCGGCTGGCGGCTGGCGCGCGGCTCGAATGGCTGCCGCTCGAAGCGATCTGCTACAGCGGCTGCCAGGCCGAGAACCGGCTGAACATCGAAGTCGAACCCGGCGCCGAGCTGATCGGCTGGGACGTCACCGCGCTTGGCCTGCCAAATGCCAACCAACCCTTCGAGCGCGGCACCTACCTGCAGCACATCGAAGTGCCTGGCGTTTGGCTGGAGCGCGGACGCATCGACGCGGCCGACCATCGACTGCTGCAAAGCCCGCTCGGGCTGGGCGGCCACCGCTGCATGGCATCGCTGTTCTTCGTGGCGGGCTCGCCGATGGCACGCGCGCGTCGCGACGCGCTGCTTGCCCAGGCGCGCGAACTGCTCGATGCGCACGGCCTGCAGGACAGCGCGGGCGCCACCAGCCCACATCCGGAAGTGGTGGTGCTGCGCGTGCTGACGCCCGTGGTCGAGCCGGCGATGAAACTGCTGCGGCAGGTCTGGCTGGCTTGGCGAAACGAGCTGTGGCAACTGAGCGCAGCCATGCCGCGCATCTGGGCGACCTGA
- a CDS encoding iron-containing redox enzyme family protein → MPAHDTQNENTRLHRRLAKFNAERLRLGVPSPRWRDDLTNEHQFRLLEGHYLETLRATVQAQTAGAAGNAAHFVEWFQALEHTGPGQQHPLFDWLAHEATLPQMRWFLTQEAAGEAGFEDLLAYTQVKLPPQPKLECARNFWDEMGHGKQSAMHGQMLEHMVRELDLHPGIDTTVWESLALANTMVGLATTRRYGYHAIGALGVIELTAPGRVKQVAAGMRRLGLSGRARAYFDLHGALDVSHARAWLREVIRPLVEADPACGQFIAEGALMRLVCGERCFARYSEALRTEEALAC, encoded by the coding sequence ATGCCTGCGCACGACACCCAGAACGAGAACACGCGGCTTCACCGGCGCCTTGCGAAGTTCAACGCCGAGCGGCTCAGGCTCGGCGTCCCCTCTCCACGGTGGCGGGACGATCTCACCAACGAGCATCAATTCCGGCTGCTGGAAGGCCACTACCTCGAAACCCTGCGCGCCACGGTGCAAGCGCAGACGGCAGGCGCCGCGGGCAACGCAGCGCACTTCGTCGAGTGGTTCCAGGCCCTCGAACACACCGGGCCGGGCCAGCAGCACCCGTTGTTCGACTGGCTGGCGCACGAAGCCACGCTGCCGCAGATGCGCTGGTTCCTCACGCAGGAAGCTGCGGGCGAAGCGGGCTTCGAGGACCTGCTGGCCTACACCCAGGTCAAGCTGCCGCCGCAGCCCAAGCTCGAATGCGCGCGCAACTTCTGGGACGAGATGGGCCACGGCAAGCAGAGCGCGATGCACGGCCAGATGCTCGAACACATGGTGCGTGAACTCGACCTGCACCCGGGCATCGACACCACCGTGTGGGAATCGCTCGCGCTCGCCAACACCATGGTGGGCCTGGCGACCACCCGCCGCTACGGCTACCACGCCATCGGCGCGCTCGGTGTCATCGAACTCACTGCGCCCGGCCGCGTGAAGCAGGTGGCGGCCGGCATGCGCCGCCTGGGCCTGAGCGGGCGTGCGCGGGCCTACTTCGACCTGCATGGGGCGCTCGATGTGTCGCATGCGCGCGCATGGCTGCGCGAAGTGATCCGCCCGCTGGTCGAGGCCGACCCGGCCTGCGGGCAGTTCATCGCCGAAGGCGCGCTCATGCGGCTGGTGTGCGGCGAGCGCTGCTTCGCGCGCTACAGCGAAGCCTTGCGCACCGAGGAGGCGCTCGCATGCTGA
- a CDS encoding methyltransferase, whose product MLNAAGVLREVAATGYRFTTVTPLTHQRVMARREPGTTLRDIFGWNLPFETGAVSPSMLAGMKDAGIVRHSGTLLQSTVRIASLGDDLFFHSAYPTVQENAVFFGPDTSRFARFIRNALQPRRAHTPRPLRVLDVGCGSGAGGVAAARTLAEAGLSSAVVMNDINPLALQFTAVNAEVARVPVTLAQGDALSAVEGDFDLIISNPPYLDDTAQRAYRHGGMRLGRALSARIAAESLQRLAPGGQLLLYTGVAILDGGDPFLAEMQPLLEASGCDWSYAEIDPDVFGEELERPVYAHIDRIAAVGLVATRPSGAA is encoded by the coding sequence ATGCTGAATGCCGCCGGCGTTCTGCGCGAGGTGGCCGCCACCGGCTATCGCTTCACCACGGTCACGCCGCTGACCCATCAGCGCGTCATGGCCCGGCGCGAACCCGGCACGACGTTGCGGGACATCTTCGGCTGGAACCTGCCGTTCGAGACCGGCGCCGTCTCGCCGTCGATGCTGGCCGGCATGAAGGACGCCGGCATCGTGCGGCATTCGGGCACGCTGCTGCAAAGCACCGTGCGCATTGCCAGCCTTGGCGACGACCTGTTCTTTCATTCGGCCTACCCGACCGTCCAGGAGAACGCGGTTTTCTTCGGGCCGGATACCAGCCGCTTCGCGCGCTTCATCCGCAATGCCTTGCAGCCGCGCCGGGCACACACGCCACGCCCGCTGCGCGTGCTGGACGTGGGCTGCGGCAGCGGCGCGGGCGGCGTCGCCGCAGCGCGTACATTGGCCGAAGCCGGCTTGTCGTCAGCGGTGGTCATGAACGACATCAACCCGCTGGCGCTGCAATTCACCGCCGTCAACGCAGAAGTGGCACGAGTGCCGGTGACGCTCGCGCAGGGCGATGCGCTGTCGGCTGTCGAAGGCGACTTCGATCTCATCATTTCCAACCCGCCCTACCTCGACGATACGGCACAACGCGCATACCGGCACGGCGGCATGCGGCTCGGCCGGGCGCTGAGCGCGCGCATCGCGGCCGAGTCGCTCCAGCGGCTGGCACCGGGCGGGCAACTGTTGCTCTACACCGGCGTGGCCATCCTCGACGGGGGAGACCCGTTCCTCGCGGAGATGCAGCCACTGCTGGAAGCGTCCGGCTGCGACTGGTCGTACGCGGAGATCGACCCCGACGTGTTCGGCGAAGAACTCGAGCGGCCGGTGTATGCGCACATCGACCGCATCGCGGCTGTCGGACTCGTCGCCACCCGCCCCTCGGGAGCTGCCTGA
- a CDS encoding GNAT family N-acetyltransferase — protein MQTETLARHTSSHHWAANTHALRLQTHWADCEDDVRDAQRLRYRVFAQEMGARLTPPHGTPPGLDVDRFDPFCDHLLVRAVDPVHGPGPLIGTYRVLTPEAARRAGGFYTDTEFDLAPLAPLRGRALELGRSCVDADWRSGSVIMALWTALGQYMVEHRLDTMIGCASIGMDDHGLTAARLWHRLCRTHLVERRWRVEPRVALPLDTDAQADDDSDTAPPAAPPLIKGYLRCGARLLGPPALDLAFNTADLPLMLRVDDVAPRYRQHFFGAPA, from the coding sequence ATGCAGACGGAAACCCTCGCCCGGCACACCTCATCGCATCACTGGGCCGCCAACACGCACGCGCTCCGGCTGCAAACGCACTGGGCCGACTGCGAAGACGACGTGCGCGACGCACAGCGCCTGCGCTACCGGGTCTTCGCACAGGAGATGGGCGCGCGCCTGACACCGCCCCACGGCACGCCGCCCGGCCTGGATGTCGATCGCTTCGATCCGTTCTGCGACCACCTGCTGGTGCGCGCCGTCGATCCGGTGCACGGGCCCGGCCCGCTCATCGGCACCTACCGCGTGCTGACACCCGAGGCGGCGCGGCGCGCGGGCGGTTTCTACACCGACACCGAGTTCGACCTGGCCCCGCTCGCGCCGCTGCGCGGCCGCGCACTGGAGCTGGGCCGCTCGTGCGTGGACGCCGACTGGCGCTCGGGCAGCGTGATCATGGCGCTGTGGACCGCGCTGGGGCAGTACATGGTCGAGCACCGGCTCGACACCATGATCGGCTGCGCCAGCATCGGCATGGACGACCACGGCCTGACGGCGGCACGGCTGTGGCACCGGCTGTGCCGCACGCACCTGGTCGAGCGGCGCTGGCGCGTCGAGCCGCGCGTCGCATTGCCGCTGGACACCGATGCACAGGCCGATGACGACAGCGACACCGCACCGCCCGCCGCGCCCCCGCTCATCAAGGGCTACCTGCGCTGCGGCGCGCGCCTGCTTGGCCCGCCCGCGCTCGACCTCGCCTTCAACACCGCCGACCTGCCGCTGATGCTGCGCGTGGACGACGTGGCGCCGCGCTACCGCCAGCACTTCTTCGGCGCCCCCGCGTGA
- the lplT gene encoding lysophospholipid transporter LplT produces MTVHLRSRRALATVVAAQFFSSLADNALLIVAIDLLMQRHAPGWMTPALRLFFYLSYVLLAAFAGAVADAAPKGRVLMVTNLIKLGGCGLLLLHVQPLVAYALVGLGAAAYSPAKYGILPELLPQDALVGANGWVEAATVLSILFGVALGSTLVGSGQSLLAIGAIYLLAAACTLAIPHSPARNRAALAHPGVLLRGFGHSLALLWRDPDARISLAVTSLFWAASATLQFLVLRFAAERLGMTLSQGALLQIAVAVGMAMGALGASRWFPLPRALRALPLGVVLGAAVLLMTLVTQPAVAAALLVAIGAFAGLLLVPMNALLQSRGLLRMNPGQSIAVQNFNESLASLAMLGVYGALIYVEAPLLPTLAGFGGFLVLAMGGIFVWSRRLRPARDALAAQNV; encoded by the coding sequence GTGACGGTGCACCTGCGTTCGCGGCGCGCGCTGGCAACGGTGGTCGCAGCCCAGTTCTTCAGCTCGCTGGCAGACAACGCACTGCTGATCGTCGCCATCGACTTGCTCATGCAGCGCCACGCGCCCGGCTGGATGACGCCGGCGCTCCGGCTGTTCTTCTATCTTTCCTACGTGCTGCTGGCGGCCTTTGCGGGTGCGGTGGCCGACGCGGCACCCAAGGGCCGCGTGCTGATGGTCACCAACCTCATCAAGCTCGGCGGCTGCGGCCTGTTGCTGCTCCACGTGCAGCCGCTGGTGGCCTACGCGCTGGTCGGGCTGGGTGCGGCGGCCTACTCGCCGGCCAAGTACGGCATCCTGCCCGAGCTGCTGCCGCAGGACGCGCTGGTGGGCGCCAACGGCTGGGTCGAGGCGGCCACGGTGCTGTCGATCCTGTTCGGCGTGGCGCTCGGCAGCACGCTGGTCGGCAGCGGCCAGTCGCTGCTGGCCATCGGCGCGATCTACCTGCTGGCTGCGGCGTGCACGCTCGCGATTCCGCACAGCCCGGCGCGCAACCGCGCGGCGCTGGCGCATCCGGGCGTGCTGCTGCGGGGCTTCGGGCATTCGCTGGCCCTGCTGTGGCGCGACCCCGATGCGCGCATTTCGCTGGCCGTCACCAGCCTGTTCTGGGCGGCCTCCGCCACGCTGCAATTCCTGGTGCTGCGCTTCGCCGCCGAACGGCTGGGCATGACGCTGTCGCAAGGCGCGCTGCTGCAGATCGCGGTGGCTGTCGGCATGGCGATGGGTGCGCTGGGCGCATCGCGCTGGTTTCCGCTGCCGCGTGCCCTGCGCGCGCTGCCGCTGGGCGTCGTGCTCGGCGCCGCGGTGCTGCTGATGACACTGGTCACGCAGCCCGCCGTCGCGGCCGCGCTGCTGGTGGCGATCGGCGCGTTCGCCGGCCTGCTGCTGGTGCCGATGAACGCGCTGCTGCAAAGCCGTGGCCTGCTGCGCATGAACCCGGGCCAATCGATCGCGGTGCAGAACTTCAACGAAAGCCTGGCCTCGCTGGCCATGCTCGGTGTGTACGGCGCGCTGATCTACGTCGAGGCGCCGCTGCTGCCCACGCTGGCGGGCTTCGGCGGCTTCCTGGTGCTGGCCATGGGCGGCATCTTCGTCTGGTCGCGGCGCCTGCGGCCGGCGCGCGACGCGCTCGCCGCCCAGAACGTGTAA